The following proteins are co-located in the Burkholderia sp. HI2500 genome:
- a CDS encoding class I SAM-dependent methyltransferase has product MNPKAHEPASLPAPGPDALAQSETLAAQLRDEIAAAGGWLPFDRFMERALYAPGLGYYSGGARKFGRRADDGSDFVTAPELSPLFAQTLAQPVAEALAASGTRSVMEFGAGTGKLAAGLLAALDAQGVELDAYLIVDLSGELRERQRDTITAAAPALAAKVRWLDALPERFDGVVVGNEVLDAMPVRLFAKAGGAWQERGVALDARQAFVFEDRPAAPAGLPPVLAGLDDAADGYVTETHEAALAFTRTVCTMLGRGAVLLVDYGFPAHEYYHPQRDRGTLMCHYRHHAHDDPFLYPGLQDITAHVEFTGIYDAAVATGADLLGYTSQARFLLNAGITDALSAIDPSDIHAFLPAANAVQKLISEAEMGELFKVIAFSRGIDGTLDAFARGDRSHAL; this is encoded by the coding sequence ATGAACCCGAAAGCTCACGAACCCGCTAGTTTACCTGCTCCCGGCCCTGACGCGCTTGCGCAGTCCGAAACCCTCGCCGCGCAACTGCGCGACGAGATCGCGGCGGCCGGCGGCTGGCTGCCGTTCGACCGCTTCATGGAGCGCGCGCTGTATGCGCCCGGCCTCGGTTATTACAGCGGCGGCGCGCGCAAGTTCGGGCGCCGCGCCGACGACGGCAGTGACTTCGTCACCGCGCCCGAGCTGTCGCCGCTGTTCGCGCAGACGCTCGCGCAGCCGGTCGCGGAAGCGCTTGCGGCGAGCGGCACGCGCAGCGTGATGGAATTCGGCGCCGGCACGGGCAAGCTCGCGGCCGGGCTGCTCGCGGCGCTCGACGCGCAGGGCGTCGAACTCGACGCCTACCTGATCGTCGACCTGTCCGGCGAGCTGCGCGAGCGACAGCGCGACACGATCACGGCCGCCGCGCCGGCGCTCGCCGCGAAGGTGCGCTGGCTCGACGCGCTGCCCGAGCGGTTCGACGGCGTCGTGGTCGGCAACGAGGTGCTCGATGCGATGCCGGTGCGCCTGTTCGCGAAGGCGGGCGGCGCATGGCAGGAGCGCGGCGTCGCGCTCGACGCGCGGCAGGCGTTCGTGTTCGAGGACCGCCCGGCCGCACCGGCCGGCTTGCCGCCGGTACTCGCGGGCCTCGACGATGCGGCGGACGGTTACGTGACCGAGACGCACGAGGCCGCGCTGGCGTTCACGCGCACCGTCTGCACGATGCTCGGGCGCGGCGCGGTGCTGCTGGTCGACTACGGCTTTCCCGCGCACGAGTACTACCACCCGCAGCGCGACCGCGGCACGCTGATGTGCCACTACCGTCACCATGCGCACGACGATCCGTTCCTGTACCCGGGGCTGCAGGACATCACCGCGCACGTCGAATTCACCGGCATCTACGACGCGGCCGTCGCGACCGGCGCCGATTTGCTCGGTTATACGTCGCAGGCGCGCTTCCTGCTGAACGCGGGCATCACCGACGCGTTGTCCGCGATCGATCCGTCGGACATCCACGCGTTCCTGCCGGCCGCGAACGCGGTGCAGAAGCTGATTTCCGAAGCCGAGATGGGCGAGCTGTTCAAGGTGATCGCGTTCTCGCGCGGCATCGACGGCACGCTCGACGCGTTCGCGCGCGGCGACCGCTCGCACGCACTCTGA
- a CDS encoding DUF2905 domain-containing protein has protein sequence MLRWLMTSFVAVMILTRCWPWLGKLGIGRMPGDVTLTLGGRRYPFPFMSTLVLTMLLSMVARLL, from the coding sequence ATGCTGCGCTGGCTGATGACGTCGTTCGTCGCGGTGATGATCCTGACGCGCTGCTGGCCGTGGCTCGGCAAGCTCGGCATCGGGCGGATGCCGGGCGACGTCACGCTGACGCTCGGCGGGCGGCGCTACCCGTTCCCGTTCATGTCGACGCTGGTGCTGACGATGCTGCTGTCGATGGTGGCGCGGCTGCTCTGA
- a CDS encoding LacI family DNA-binding transcriptional regulator: protein MGTTIRDVARAAEVSIGTVSRALKNQPGLSEATRARIVEIAQRLGYDPAQLRPRIRRLTFLLHRQHNRFPASPFFSHVLHGVEDACRERGIVPTLLTVGPNDDVLRQMRPHAPDAIAVAGFIEPETIEALAATGRPLVLIDLWAPGLRSVNIDNATGAALAMRHLLATGRTRIAFIGGSPAHYSIAQRAIGYRRAFFEAGRLFDPAYEVTIDAGLDPDTGAARAMEQLLDAPGPRPEAVFAYNDAAALAAQRVCTARGLRIPDDIAIVGFDNIPAAAHASPPLTTLAVDKEALGRRGVELLLAEAPERTEISLPVELIVRASSQPAGSPALDTATVTES, encoded by the coding sequence ATGGGTACGACCATTCGCGATGTGGCGCGGGCGGCAGAGGTCTCGATCGGCACCGTCTCCCGCGCGCTGAAAAACCAGCCGGGCCTGTCCGAAGCGACGCGTGCGCGCATCGTCGAGATCGCGCAGCGGCTCGGCTACGATCCCGCGCAACTGCGGCCGCGCATCCGCCGGCTCACGTTCCTGCTGCATCGCCAGCACAACCGCTTCCCGGCCAGCCCATTCTTCTCGCACGTGCTGCACGGCGTCGAGGATGCGTGCCGCGAGCGCGGCATCGTGCCGACGCTGCTCACGGTCGGGCCGAACGACGACGTGCTGCGCCAGATGCGCCCGCACGCGCCCGACGCGATCGCGGTGGCCGGCTTCATCGAGCCCGAGACGATCGAGGCGCTCGCCGCGACCGGCCGACCGCTCGTGCTGATCGACCTGTGGGCGCCCGGGCTGCGCTCGGTGAACATCGACAACGCGACGGGCGCGGCGCTCGCGATGCGCCACCTGCTCGCCACCGGCCGCACGCGGATCGCGTTCATCGGCGGCTCGCCCGCGCACTACAGCATCGCGCAGCGCGCGATCGGCTACCGGCGCGCATTCTTCGAGGCCGGGCGGCTGTTCGATCCCGCGTACGAAGTGACGATCGATGCGGGGCTCGATCCCGACACCGGCGCAGCACGCGCGATGGAGCAGTTGCTCGACGCGCCGGGCCCGCGCCCGGAAGCCGTGTTCGCGTACAACGACGCGGCCGCGCTCGCCGCGCAGCGCGTCTGCACCGCGCGCGGGCTGCGCATTCCCGACGACATCGCGATCGTCGGCTTCGACAACATCCCCGCCGCCGCGCACGCGAGCCCGCCGCTCACGACGCTCGCGGTCGACAAGGAGGCGCTCGGCCGCCGCGGCGTCGAGCTGCTGCTCGCGGAGGCGCCCGAGCGCACCGAGATCTCCCTGCCCGTCGAGCTGATCGTGCGGGCCAGCAGCCAGCCCGCCGGCTCCCCGGCACTCGATACCGCCACGGTCACCGAATCATGA
- a CDS encoding AGE family epimerase/isomerase, with protein MNMPPVQPCTAAPAAHTQAAPFVASFRDPSFLLSHIEDTLRFYATNAFDPTGGFYHYFRDDGSIYNRTSRHLVSSCRFVFNYAMAYRHFGDPRHLEYARHGLRFLRDAHWDDALQGYDWELDWRDGAKRATLDGTRHCYGLAFVLLAAAHATMAGLDEARPLIAATFELAEHRFWDAAAGLYADDATPNWIVSSYRGQNANMHMTEALLAAYEATGHLTYLDRAEKLASHITQRQAALSGGLVWEHYHADWSVDWDYNKEDSSNIFRPWGFQPGHQTEWAKLLLILERHRPLDWLVPRAAELFDAALTHAWDADHGGLYYGFGPDFTICDHNKYFWVQAETFAAAAMLGARTGSERFWDWYDEIWRYSWAHFVDHRYGAWYRILTCDNRKYSDEKSPAGKTDYHTMGACYDVLATLARAQRSEPTQ; from the coding sequence ATGAACATGCCCCCGGTCCAACCCTGCACGGCCGCGCCGGCCGCCCACACGCAAGCCGCGCCGTTCGTCGCGAGCTTCCGCGACCCGTCGTTCCTGCTGTCGCACATCGAGGACACGCTGCGCTTCTACGCGACGAACGCGTTCGACCCGACGGGCGGCTTCTACCACTACTTCCGCGACGACGGCAGCATCTACAACCGCACGTCGCGCCACCTCGTCAGCAGTTGCCGGTTCGTCTTCAACTACGCGATGGCGTACCGGCATTTCGGCGATCCGCGCCACCTGGAATACGCGCGCCACGGGCTGCGCTTCCTGCGCGACGCGCACTGGGACGACGCACTGCAGGGCTACGACTGGGAACTCGACTGGCGCGACGGCGCGAAGCGCGCGACGCTCGACGGCACGCGCCACTGCTACGGGCTCGCGTTCGTGCTGCTCGCGGCCGCGCACGCGACGATGGCCGGCCTCGACGAGGCCCGCCCGCTGATCGCGGCCACCTTCGAGCTCGCCGAGCACCGTTTCTGGGATGCGGCCGCGGGCCTCTATGCGGACGATGCGACGCCGAACTGGATCGTGTCGTCGTACCGCGGCCAGAACGCGAACATGCACATGACGGAGGCACTGCTCGCCGCGTACGAGGCGACCGGCCACCTCACGTACCTCGATCGCGCGGAAAAGCTCGCGTCCCACATCACGCAGCGCCAGGCCGCGCTGTCGGGCGGGCTCGTGTGGGAGCACTACCATGCGGACTGGTCGGTCGACTGGGATTACAACAAGGAAGACAGCTCGAACATCTTCCGCCCGTGGGGCTTCCAGCCCGGACACCAGACCGAATGGGCGAAGCTGCTGCTGATCCTCGAGCGGCATCGCCCGCTCGACTGGCTCGTGCCGCGCGCGGCCGAGCTGTTCGACGCGGCGCTCACGCATGCGTGGGACGCCGATCACGGCGGCCTGTATTACGGCTTCGGCCCCGACTTCACGATCTGCGACCACAACAAGTATTTCTGGGTGCAGGCGGAAACCTTCGCGGCCGCCGCGATGCTCGGCGCGCGCACCGGCAGCGAGCGCTTCTGGGACTGGTACGACGAGATCTGGCGCTACAGCTGGGCCCACTTCGTCGATCACCGCTACGGCGCGTGGTACCGCATCCTCACCTGCGACAACCGCAAGTACAGCGACGAGAAGAGCCCGGCCGGCAAGACCGACTATCACACGATGGGCGCGTGCTACGACGTGCTCGCGACCCTCGCGCGCGCGCAACGCAGCGAGCCGACGCAATGA
- a CDS encoding carbohydrate kinase family protein: MSGGTFPAFVSAGDILTDMVRAGDAQWTSVPGGAGWNVARAVARLGVPSALAGSIGEDCFSDVLWRTSEAAGLDLRFLQRVARPPLLAIVHETRPPAYFFIGEASADLAFDPARLPAGWTDHVKWAHFGCISLVREPLAGTLAALAADLHARGVKISFDPNVRNLMTAAFRPTLEKMAALADLIKVSDEDLRHLFGGDGPDAIAAVRALNPHAAVLVTRGAQAATLYADGDVHEASPPRVEVADTVGAGDASIGGMLFSLMAAPQRTWREHLVFALAAGAAACRHTGAHAPTLDEVVALIER, translated from the coding sequence ATGAGCGGCGGCACGTTTCCGGCTTTCGTGTCGGCAGGCGACATCCTGACCGACATGGTGCGCGCGGGCGACGCGCAATGGACCTCGGTGCCGGGCGGCGCCGGCTGGAACGTCGCACGCGCGGTTGCGCGGCTCGGCGTGCCGAGCGCGCTCGCGGGCTCGATCGGCGAGGACTGCTTCTCCGACGTGCTGTGGCGCACGAGCGAAGCGGCCGGGCTCGACCTGCGCTTCCTGCAGCGCGTCGCGCGGCCGCCGCTGCTCGCGATCGTCCACGAGACGCGCCCGCCTGCTTACTTCTTCATCGGCGAAGCGAGCGCCGACCTCGCGTTCGATCCGGCGCGGCTGCCGGCCGGCTGGACCGACCACGTGAAATGGGCGCACTTCGGCTGCATCAGCCTCGTGCGCGAACCGCTCGCCGGCACGCTGGCCGCGCTCGCGGCCGACCTGCACGCGCGTGGCGTGAAGATCAGCTTCGACCCGAACGTCCGGAACCTGATGACGGCCGCATTCCGGCCGACGCTCGAGAAGATGGCCGCGCTCGCCGACCTGATCAAGGTGTCCGACGAGGACCTGCGGCACCTGTTCGGCGGCGACGGCCCCGACGCGATCGCCGCGGTGCGCGCGCTGAACCCGCACGCGGCCGTGCTCGTCACGCGCGGCGCGCAGGCGGCGACGCTCTACGCGGACGGCGACGTGCATGAAGCGAGCCCGCCGCGCGTCGAGGTCGCCGACACCGTCGGCGCGGGCGACGCATCGATCGGCGGCATGCTGTTCAGCCTGATGGCCGCGCCGCAGCGAACCTGGCGCGAGCACCTCGTGTTCGCGCTGGCGGCGGGCGCCGCGGCCTGCCGGCATACGGGCGCGCACGCGCCGACGCTCGACGAGGTCGTCGCGCTGATCGAACGATGA